The genome window CACCTTCTGTCTGAGCTGATCAAGAAATCGAAAGTTTCGATCCTATGTTCCGGGTGGATCAAACTTCCTGGACTAGAGGATTTGCTGCCGTCGATTGACGAAGCGCTTGCCAATGGTGCCGTCATTACGGTGTATTCGAACCTGAAAGAAACCCTAGAAGGCGTGGCGCCAGCGCTGGCTTCTCGCACAGGGCTGACGCACCGCATGGTGGGCCCTCGCAGTCGCGCGCTGCATACCAAAATCTACTACTTCGAAAGCGGCGATGAATACACGGCCGTAATCGGTTCTGCGAATATCACGAAGGGGGGGTTGAGCGCCAATGAGGAACTGTCCGTGACGCTACAGGGGACA of Massilia sp. KIM contains these proteins:
- a CDS encoding phospholipase D-like domain-containing protein; the encoded protein is MKGAHLMLLQTNSGKRKHVHLLSELIKKSKVSILCSGWIKLPGLEDLLPSIDEALANGAVITVYSNLKETLEGVAPALASRTGLTHRMVGPRSRALHTKIYYFESGDEYTAVIGSANITKGGLSANEELSVTLQGTRGDPLFLDLQRYLATLAGMKFA